The window TCCGTTCGGGATCGAGGCGAACAGGAAGCCGCTGGAGCTGATCGTCGACTACGCCTTCCAGCAGGCGCTGATCCCGCGCCGCTATGCTGTCGAGGAGCTGTTCGACGAGACAACGCGAGGACTGAACTGATGGCGGGCGATCCCAAGCGATGGCAGGTCGGACTGATCGGTTACGGCGAAGTCGGCAGGATCCTGGCCGAGGATTTGCGCCAGCAGAACATCAAGGTCTCAGCCTATGACATCAAGCTCGGAGGCGAGCAGGGCGGTTCACTGCAGGAGCATGCTAAAAAATTCGGTGTCGGGCTCGCAGCCTCGCATACTGAGCTGACCGCCAAATCCGATTTCATCATCTCCGCGGTCACCGCGAGCCAGGCCGTGCCGGTGGCAAAGGCCTGCGCGGCCGCGATCAATCAGGGCACCTGGTTCCTGGATTTCAATTCGGCGTCTCCCGGCGCCAAGCAGCGCGCCGCCGCGCTGGTCGACGGCGCCGCTGGACGCTATGTCGAGGGCGCGGTCATGACGTCGGTGCCGCCTTATCGCATCAAGGTGCCGCTGCTGCTCGGCGGTCCCGGCGCCAGGGAGCTGGAGCCGCTCTTGAACGCGATGGGGTTTGCGGCCAGGGTTGCGAGCGACAAGCTCGGTGTTTCATCGGCGGTGAAGATGTGTCGCAGCATCATGATCAAGGGCCTGGAGGCCATGGTCATCGAAAGCTTTACCACCGCGCGCGCCTATGGCGTCGAGGATGCGGTACTGGCTTCGCTGGCGGAAACCTTTCCCACGATCGATTGGGAGAAGCAGGGTGCTTATTTCTTCCAGCGCGTGATCGAGCATGGCCGCCGCCGCGCCGAGGAAGTACGCGAGGTCGCCGAGACCGTGCGTGAAGCGGGGCTGACGCCGTGGTCCGCGCAGGCGACCGCCGAGCGGCAGGCCTGGGTGGCGGACCTCGCCGATGAGGGCCTGTTCGGAACGAAAGGCACCGAGGAGTTCGCCCGCAGCGCTGATTGGCGTACCGAGGCGGATCGAATCCTGGCGAAGATCAATCGCGAGAAATAAAGCGGCTCCTGCTCAGGACTTTGCCATGCGACAGCCAGTGAACTCGTCGCGGATGCGTTCGATCAACGCCATCAGGTCTTCGGCCTTGCGGTCCAGTCGATCGTTCGCGGCTTCGGTCCGGAATTCTGCGCGGATCGATCGAATACACTTGTCGGCGGTATCGAGCGTCAGGAGCATGCGCGTCAGGTCATCCTGGGTCTGGACGCCCGCCAGATCGAGGTCCGACAGGACGTGCCCGATGCCGTCGAGCCGCTTCACGGCGGTGTCGCTGGGCGTTCTCGCTCGATCGGATTGATGGTCGATGCCGCTGAATGCGCCGAACATGTCGATGCTTCCTCGTTGAATGCAGACATCAGTGCAGGTCCTACTATGACCGGCACCGCGGGACTTGCAATGCGCGCAGCTATCGAGAATCAGCAAGAATCTACTATCCGGTATTCTACCGGATTCGGATTTGCGGAACGATGAGCGGTAACATCGAACGGAAGCTGCTCGGAAATCAGCCGTCCTTCAATGCAGATATGCATCGAGAGCGGATCAGCAGCCGGGGCTGAACAGAGTGGGCCGTTGACGCGCAAAAGTCCGCCGGCCGCTCTTGAAGCCCATCACGATATCCGGCAGCTCGGCGATGGCGAAGCGGCTGTCTTGCGTGTCGAGCACGATGAGATCGGCGGGGTTTCCAACCTCGATGCCGTAATCCCTGAGGTTCATCAGCCGCGCCGGCAGCTCGGTCACGAGATCAAGGCAGGTATCGAAGTCGTTGACCTGGGCATGCGCGACGTTGGCGTAGAAATTCGCCATTCGTAGCAGTGAGGCGTCGCCGAATGGCGTGAAGGGATTGAGCACGTTGTTGGTCGCGATCGAGCACACCACGCCGTCGCCGGCGAGCTTGTGGC of the Bradyrhizobium sp. WSM1417 genome contains:
- a CDS encoding DUF1932 domain-containing protein is translated as MAGDPKRWQVGLIGYGEVGRILAEDLRQQNIKVSAYDIKLGGEQGGSLQEHAKKFGVGLAASHTELTAKSDFIISAVTASQAVPVAKACAAAINQGTWFLDFNSASPGAKQRAAALVDGAAGRYVEGAVMTSVPPYRIKVPLLLGGPGARELEPLLNAMGFAARVASDKLGVSSAVKMCRSIMIKGLEAMVIESFTTARAYGVEDAVLASLAETFPTIDWEKQGAYFFQRVIEHGRRRAEEVREVAETVREAGLTPWSAQATAERQAWVADLADEGLFGTKGTEEFARSADWRTEADRILAKINREK